A stretch of the Lolium perenne isolate Kyuss_39 chromosome 3, Kyuss_2.0, whole genome shotgun sequence genome encodes the following:
- the LOC127344737 gene encoding exocyst complex component EXO70B1 produces the protein MAEDGEEKLLATVQHIAKTLGRTGTMTEDILKVFSNYDGRLSLEKLYAAAAAAGGGGEHSMPASSPPPTLPSAAAPPPVTSLERTVRTLDRQISQFVAMDRLIWADSADADAFLEAVDDLIGTVQELDAAGTSRGLLDRADELLSRCMARLEDEFRALIERPDDAAPPPPPDGFDSDQPISDDDVTDDGYGDEPIPIARPVSDFDVVIDALPPGSVSDVRQIARRMVDAGFGRECAEAYAAARRGFIDESVARLGIRCARTSDEVHASPWEELEFDIARWIPAFKMVFRILIPSERRLSDRVFEGLAPYGDLAFVAAVRTQALQLISFGDAVAAASRAPERLFRVIDMYEAVRDLLPDLDPVFADPYSAALRAEVSAVCSTLGSSIKGIFMELENLIRRDPARVAVPGGGIHPITRYVMNYLRAACGSRQTLEEVMDGDLGALGVTAIAVDPDRPTSSLAVHIAWIMDVLHKNLETKSKIYRDPPLASIFLMNNGKYIIQKVNDSELGVLLGDEWMKQMLSRVRRWSMEYQRGAWAKVMSVLQTGGSGFSGLPVKAMLQKLQMFNGYLEEIRAAQSEWVITDEQLRADVRAAITDSVVPAYKGLIARLRSSPEAPQDLFIKHTPEDIEACIQHLFEGVAK, from the coding sequence ATGGCGGAGGACGGCGAGGAGAAGCTGCTCGCCACGGTGCAGCACATCGCCAAGACGCTGGGGCGCACCGGCACCATGACGGAGGACATCCTCAAGGTCTTCTCCAACTACGACGGCCGCCTCTCGCTCGAGAAGCTCTACGCGGCGGCGGCCGCAGCCGGAGGGGGCGGAGAGCACTCCATGCCGGCCTCGTCGCCGCCGCCCACGCTGccctccgccgccgcgccgccgccggtcaCGTCGCTGGAGCGCACCGTGCGCACGCTGGACCGGCAGATCTCCCAGTTCGTCGCCATGGACAGGCTCATCTGGGCCGACTCCGCCGACGCCGACGCCTTCCTCGAGGCCGTCGACGACCTCATCGGCACCGTGCAGGAGCTGGACGCGGCGGGGACCAGCCGCGGCCTGCTCGACCGCGCCGACGAGCTGCTCAGCCGCTGCATGGCGCGGCTGGAGGACGAGTTCCGCGCGCTCATCGAGCGCCCCGACGacgcggcgccgccgccgccgcccgacggGTTCGACTCCGACCAGCCGATCTCGGACGACGACGTCACGGACGACGGCTACGGCGACGAGCCGATCCCCATCGCCAGGCCGGTCTCGGACTTCGACGTCGTCATCGACGCCCTGCCCCCCGGGTCCGTCTCCGACGTGCGCCAGATCGCGCGGCGGATGGTGGACGCCGGGTTCGGCCGCGAGTGCGCCGAGGCCTACGCCGCCGCGCGCCGCGGCTTCATCGACGAGAGCGTCGCGCGCCTCGGCATCCGCTGCGCGCGCACCTCCGACGAGGTCCACGCCTCGCCCTGGGAGGAGCTCGAGTTCGACATCGCTCGCTGGATCCCGGCCTTCAAGATGGTGTTCCGCATCCTCATCCCCAGCGAGCGCCGCCTCTCCGACCGCGTCTTCGAGGGCCTCGCCCCCTACGGCGACCTCGCCTTCGTCGCCGCAGTTCGCACCCAGGCGCTGCAGCTTATCTCGTTCGGCGACGCGGTTGCGGCTGCCAGCCGCGCGCCAGAGCGGCTCTTCCGTGTCATCGACATGTACGAGGCTGTCCGTGATCTCCTCCCTGACCTCGACCCTGTTTTCGCTGATCCCTACTCTGCAGCGCTCCGGGCCGAGGTCTCCGCTGTATGCAGCACTCTTGGCTCCTCTATCAAAGGTATATTCATGGAGCTGGAAAATCTCATCCGCCGTGACCCGGCCCGTGTTGCTGTGCCTGGAGGTGGCATACACCCAATCACCCGGTATGTCATGAACTATCTCCGAGCCGCATGTGGTTCGAGACAGacgctggaggaggtgatggatgGTGACTTGGGTGCTCTTGGTGTCACTGctattgctgttgatcctgatcgCCCTACTTCGTCACTTGCGGTGCACATCGCGTGGATCATGGATGTGCTTCACAAGAATTTGGAGACCAAGTCCAAGATATACAGGGACCCGCCGCTTGCTTCCATCTTCCTCATGAACAATGGCAAGTACATCATCCAGAAAGTGAATGACAGCGAGCTCGGGGTTCTGCTTGGTGATGAGTGGATGAAGCAGATGTTGAGTAGAGTGCGTCGGTGGAGTATGGAGTACCAGCGTGGAGCTTGGGCAAAGGTGATGTCGGTGCTGCAGACCGGAGGTTCTGGCTTTTCTGGTCTCCCTGTCAAGGCCATGCTTCAAAAACTGCAGATGTTCAACGGCTACTTGGAGGAGATCCGTGCAGCGCAGTCGGAGTGGGTGATCACAGACGAGCAGCTCCGTGCGGATGTTAGGGCAGCAATAACAGATTCGGTGGTACCTGCTTATAAGGGCCTAATTGCGAGGTTGAGATCATCTCCAGAAGCTCCACAGGATTTGTTCATCAAGCATACCCCAGAGGATATCGAGGCATGCATCCAGCATTTGTTTGAAGGAGTTGCAAAATGA